The Bradysia coprophila strain Holo2 unplaced genomic scaffold, BU_Bcop_v1 contig_70, whole genome shotgun sequence genome contains a region encoding:
- the LOC119083760 gene encoding uncharacterized protein LOC119083760 — protein MKFIVCLAVLAVAGTISATPLLGGLNLGKTLGGVVGSVNNVVTSVTDIVNNLSCTLNGIVASVQGVLAQLNGVVENVLAVVQQLLAAITAALDQIVAQIQGLTPLCGCGGLTDVVGGLVGNVGTTLNDVVAAVGGILDNVNGAVDDLVAQLDGLLNNLLCAVQDLLATVVAAVAELLSQVSAAVDQALAELQLALRSVIQIVDETLAALLAQLQNSALGCALGGLFDQLSGVVSDLLAEVNCLADNIIDSVQDALVSLQATLNEVLATLQGSLGSLGLECSC, from the exons ATGAAATTTATCGTCTGTTTGGCTGTTCTTGCCGTTGCTGGC ACCATCAGTGCTACCCCACTTTTGGGTGGCTTGAACTTGGGCAAAACACTCGGAGGTGTTGTAGGATCAGTTAACAATGTCGTCACCTCAGTTACCGATATTGTCAACAATTTGTCATGCACTCTTAATGGAATCGTTGCCAGCGTACAAGGAGTACTCGCCCAACTTAACGGTGTCGTTGAAAACGTTCTTGCCGTTGTCCAACAATTGCTTGCTGCTATCACCGCCGCTTTGGACCAAATCGTTGCCCAAATCCAAGGACTCACTCCACTCTGTGGTTGCGGTGGACTTACCGACGTTGTTGGTGGTCTCGTTGGCAATGTTGGAACCACTCTTAACGATGTTGTTGCCGCTGTTGGAGGAATCCTTGACAACGTCAATGGTGCTGTCGATGACCTCGTTGCCCAACTCGATGGTCTCCTCAACAACCTCCTTTGTGCCGTACAAGACCTTCTTGCCACAGTTGTAGCCGCCGTTGCCGAACTCCTCAGCCAAGTCAGCGCTGCCGTTGACCAAGCACTCGCTGAACTCCAATTGGCCCTCCGATCGGTCATCCAAATCGTTGACGAAACTTTGGCTGCTTTATTGGCCCAGCTCCAAAACAGCGCACTCGGCTGTGCCTTGGGCGGACTTTTCGATCAACTTTCCGGTGTTGTTAGCGATCTTCTCGCTGAAGTCAACTGCCTTGCTGATAACATCATCGATAGCGTACAAGACGCTCTTGTCAGCCTTCAAGCTACTTTGAACGAAGTTCTTGCCACCCTTCAAGGTTCATTGGGCAGTCTTGGACTCGAATGCTCATGCTAA
- the LOC119083764 gene encoding uncharacterized protein LOC119083764 isoform X3, with product MKLIVCLAVLAVAGTISATPLLGGLNLGKTLGGVVGSVNNVVTSVTDIVNNLSCTLNGIVASVQGVLAQLNGVVENVLAVVQQLLAAITAALDQIVAQIQGLTPLCGCGGLTDVVGGLVGNVGTTLNDVVAAVGGILDNVNGAVDDLVAQLDGLLNNLLCAVQDLLATVVAAVAELLSQVSAAVDQALAELQLALRSVIQIVDETLAALLAQLQNSALGCALGGLFDQLSGVVSDLLAEVNCLADNIIDSVQDALVSLQATLNEVLATLQGSLGSLGLECSC from the coding sequence ACCATCAGTGCTACCCCACTTTTGGGTGGCTTGAACTTGGGCAAAACACTCGGAGGTGTTGTAGGATCAGTTAACAATGTCGTCACCTCAGTTACCGATATTGTCAACAATTTGTCATGCACTCTTAATGGAATCGTTGCCAGCGTACAAGGAGTACTCGCCCAACTTAACGGTGTCGTTGAAAACGTTCTTGCCGTTGTCCAACAATTGCTTGCTGCTATCACCGCCGCTTTGGACCAAATCGTTGCCCAAATCCAAGGACTCACTCCACTCTGTGGTTGCGGTGGACTTACCGACGTTGTTGGTGGTCTCGTTGGCAATGTTGGAACCACTCTTAACGATGTTGTTGCCGCTGTTGGAGGAATCCTTGACAACGTCAATGGTGCTGTCGATGACCTCGTTGCCCAACTCGATGGTCTCCTCAACAACCTCCTTTGTGCCGTACAAGACCTTCTTGCCACAGTTGTAGCCGCCGTTGCCGAACTCCTCAGCCAAGTCAGCGCTGCCGTTGACCAAGCACTCGCTGAACTCCAATTGGCCCTCCGATCGGTCATCCAAATCGTTGACGAAACTTTGGCTGCTTTATTGGCCCAGCTCCAAAACAGCGCACTCGGCTGTGCCTTGGGCGGACTTTTCGATCAACTTTCCGGTGTTGTTAGCGATCTTCTCGCTGAAGTCAACTGCCTTGCTGATAACATCATCGATAGCGTACAAGACGCTCTTGTCAGCCTTCAAGCTACTTTGAACGAAGTTCTTGCCACCCTTCAAGGTTCATTGGGCAGTCTTGGACTCGAATGCTCATGCTAA